In Fusobacterium canifelinum, a genomic segment contains:
- the gyrB gene encoding DNA topoisomerase (ATP-hydrolyzing) subunit B codes for MSYEAQNITVLEGLEAVRKRPGMYIGTTSERGLHHLVWEIVDNSVDEALAGYCNKIEVKILSENIIEVVDNGRGIPTDIHPKYGKSALEIVLTVLHAGGKFENDNYKVSGGLHGVGVSVVNALSEWLEAEVRKNGVVYYQKYHRGKPEEDVKIIGSCDESEHGTIVRFKADGEIFETLIYNYFTLSNRLKELAYLNKGLTIVLSDLRKEEKKEEIYKFDGGILDFLNEIVKEEATIIEKPFYVSSEQDNVGVDVTFTYTTSQNEVIYSFVNNINTHEGGTHVQGFRTALTKVINDVGKAQGLLKDKDGKLMGNDIREGVVGIVSTKIPQPQFEGQTKGKLGNSEVSGIVNTIVSNSLKIFLEDNPNITKIIIEKILNSKKAREAAQKARELVLRKSVLEVGSLPGKLADCTSKKAEECEIFIVEGDSAGGSAKQGRDRYNQAILPLRGKIINVEKAGLHKSLESSEIRAMVTAFGTSIGETFDIAKLRYGKIILMTDADVDGAHIRTLILTFLYRYMIDLIYAGNVYIACPPLYKVSSGKQIIYAYNDLELKNVLGQMNQDNKKYTIQRYKGLGEMNPEQLWETTMNPDGRLLLKVSIDNAREADMLFDKLMGDKVEPRREFIEEHAEYVKNIDI; via the coding sequence ATGAGTTATGAGGCACAGAATATAACAGTTCTGGAAGGATTGGAAGCTGTTAGAAAAAGACCAGGAATGTATATAGGAACAACATCAGAAAGAGGACTACACCATTTGGTATGGGAAATAGTAGATAACTCAGTTGATGAAGCTTTAGCTGGATATTGTAATAAGATAGAAGTAAAAATTCTTTCAGAGAATATTATTGAAGTTGTAGACAATGGAAGAGGAATTCCAACTGATATACACCCTAAATATGGAAAATCAGCATTAGAAATAGTTTTGACAGTTCTACATGCTGGTGGAAAATTTGAAAACGATAACTACAAAGTTTCAGGAGGACTACATGGAGTTGGAGTTTCTGTTGTTAATGCCCTTTCTGAATGGCTTGAAGCAGAAGTTAGAAAAAATGGAGTTGTATATTATCAAAAATATCATAGAGGAAAACCAGAAGAAGATGTTAAAATTATTGGTTCTTGCGATGAAAGTGAACATGGAACTATAGTAAGATTTAAAGCGGATGGAGAAATTTTTGAAACATTAATATATAATTACTTTACTCTTTCAAATAGATTAAAAGAATTGGCTTATCTAAACAAAGGTTTAACTATAGTTCTTTCAGATTTAAGAAAAGAAGAAAAGAAAGAGGAAATATATAAATTTGATGGTGGAATTTTAGACTTCTTAAATGAAATAGTAAAAGAAGAGGCAACTATTATAGAAAAACCATTTTATGTTTCATCTGAACAAGATAATGTTGGAGTAGATGTAACATTTACTTATACAACCTCACAAAATGAGGTAATTTATTCTTTTGTTAATAATATCAATACTCATGAAGGTGGAACACACGTTCAAGGTTTTAGAACAGCACTTACAAAAGTTATAAATGATGTGGGTAAGGCACAAGGTTTACTAAAAGATAAAGATGGTAAACTTATGGGAAATGACATAAGAGAAGGTGTTGTAGGAATAGTTTCTACAAAGATACCTCAACCTCAATTTGAAGGTCAAACTAAGGGTAAACTTGGAAATTCTGAAGTATCTGGAATAGTAAATACTATTGTCTCAAATAGTTTAAAAATATTTTTAGAAGATAATCCTAATATAACAAAGATTATAATTGAAAAGATATTAAATTCTAAAAAAGCAAGAGAAGCAGCACAAAAAGCAAGAGAACTTGTTTTAAGAAAATCTGTTTTAGAAGTTGGATCTCTACCAGGAAAATTAGCAGATTGTACTTCTAAAAAAGCAGAAGAATGTGAAATCTTTATAGTTGAAGGAGATTCAGCTGGAGGTTCTGCAAAACAAGGTAGAGATAGATATAATCAGGCTATATTGCCACTTAGAGGTAAAATTATAAATGTTGAAAAAGCAGGATTACATAAATCTTTGGAAAGTTCTGAAATAAGAGCTATGGTTACTGCATTTGGAACAAGTATAGGAGAAACTTTTGATATAGCTAAATTGAGATATGGAAAGATAATTCTTATGACAGATGCCGATGTTGATGGTGCCCATATTAGAACATTGATTTTAACATTCCTATATAGATATATGATAGATTTAATTTATGCTGGAAATGTCTATATTGCTTGTCCTCCACTATATAAGGTATCATCAGGAAAACAAATAATTTATGCTTATAATGATTTAGAGCTAAAGAATGTTTTAGGACAAATGAATCAAGATAATAAAAAATATACTATTCAAAGATATAAAGGACTTGGAGAAATGAATCCAGAACAACTTTGGGAAACAACAATGAACCCAGATGGAAGATTACTTCTAAAAGTTTCAATAGATAATGCAAGAGAAGCTGATATGCTTTTTGATAAACTTATGGGGGATAAGGTTGAACCAAGAAGAGAATTTATAGAAGAACACGCAGAATACGTGAAGAATATAGATATATAA
- the recF gene encoding DNA replication/repair protein RecF (All proteins in this family for which functions are known are DNA-binding proteins that assist the filamentation of RecA onto DNA for the initiation of recombination or recombinational repair.): MKISNISYLNFRNLENTSIDLSDKINVFYGKNAQGKTSLLEAIYYSSTGISFKTKKTSEMIKYEFDEFISSISYQDYIANNKISVRFKNITGAKKEFFFNKKRISQTDFYGKINIIAYIPEDIILINGSPKHRRDFFDIEISQIDKEYLSNLKNYDKLLKIRNKYLKENKRNNEEFAVYEKEFIKYASYIIFTRIEYVKSLSIILNLQYRKLFNIAQELNLRYETSLDKTAKVTVEMIQESLKKEILQKKYQEDRYKFSLVGPHKDDYKFLLNGHEAKISASQGEKKSIIFSLKLSEIEIIKKNKKENPVVIIDDITSYFDEDRRKSILDFFNKRDIQVLISSTDKLDIEAKNFYVEKGIIEDESNINK, from the coding sequence TTGAAAATATCTAATATCAGTTATTTAAATTTTAGAAATTTAGAAAATACTTCAATAGATTTGTCTGATAAAATAAATGTTTTTTATGGAAAAAATGCACAGGGAAAAACAAGTCTTTTGGAGGCAATCTATTATAGTTCCACAGGTATAAGTTTTAAGACAAAAAAAACCTCAGAGATGATAAAATATGAATTTGATGAGTTTATATCTTCAATTTCATATCAAGATTATATTGCAAATAATAAGATTTCTGTTAGATTTAAAAATATAACTGGTGCAAAAAAAGAATTTTTTTTCAATAAAAAAAGAATTAGTCAGACAGATTTTTATGGAAAAATAAATATTATTGCTTATATACCTGAAGATATAATTCTTATCAATGGTTCTCCTAAACATAGAAGAGATTTCTTTGATATAGAAATTTCTCAAATAGACAAGGAGTATTTGAGTAACCTTAAAAATTATGATAAGTTACTAAAAATTAGAAATAAATATCTAAAAGAAAATAAGAGAAATAATGAAGAGTTTGCTGTTTATGAGAAAGAGTTTATAAAGTATGCCTCTTATATAATTTTTACAAGAATAGAATATGTAAAAAGTCTTTCAATAATATTAAATTTACAGTATAGAAAACTTTTTAATATAGCTCAGGAACTAAATTTAAGGTATGAAACAAGTTTAGATAAGACTGCAAAAGTAACTGTTGAAATGATACAAGAAAGCCTAAAAAAAGAAATTCTACAAAAAAAGTATCAAGAGGATAGATACAAATTTTCACTTGTAGGACCACATAAAGATGATTATAAATTTCTTTTAAATGGTCATGAAGCTAAGATTTCTGCTTCACAAGGGGAAAAAAAATCTATAATATTTTCTTTGAAACTTTCAGAAATTGAAATAATAAAGAAAAATAAAAAGGAAAATCCAGTTGTTATTATTGATGATATAACATCATATTTTGATGAAGATAGAAGAAAATCAATATTAGATTTTTTCAATAAAAGAGATATACAGGTTTTGATAAGTTCAACTGATAAATTGGATATAGAGGCTAAAAATTTCTATGTTGAAAAAGGAATTATAGAAGATGAAAGTAATATCAATAAGTGA
- the pheS gene encoding phenylalanine--tRNA ligase subunit alpha, giving the protein MKEEILKVKEEIQNYIKESKTLQKLEEIRVNYMGKKGIFTELSKKMKDLSNEERPKIGQIINEVKETINNLLDERNKALKEKELNERLESEIIDISLPGTKYNYGTTHPINETMELMKNIFSKMGFDIVDGPEIETVEYNFDALNIPKTHPSRDLTDTFYLNDSIVLRTQTSPVQIRYMLEHGTPFRMICPGKVYRPDYDISHTPMFHQMEGLVVGKDISFADLKGILTHFVKEVFGDRKVRFRPHFFPFTEPSAEMDVECMICHGEGCRLCKESGWIEIMGCGMVDPEVLKYVGLNPDEVNGFAFGVGIERVTMLRHGIGDLRAFFENDMRFLKQFK; this is encoded by the coding sequence ATGAAAGAAGAGATTCTAAAAGTTAAGGAAGAAATACAAAACTATATAAAAGAATCTAAAACCCTTCAAAAACTTGAAGAAATTAGAGTAAATTATATGGGTAAAAAAGGAATTTTTACAGAATTATCTAAGAAAATGAAAGATCTTTCTAATGAAGAAAGACCTAAGATTGGACAGATAATAAATGAAGTAAAAGAAACAATAAATAATTTATTAGATGAAAGAAATAAAGCTTTAAAAGAAAAAGAGCTAAATGAAAGATTGGAAAGTGAAATAATTGACATAAGTTTACCAGGAACAAAATATAATTATGGTACTACGCACCCTATCAATGAAACAATGGAACTTATGAAAAATATTTTCTCAAAAATGGGATTTGATATTGTTGATGGACCAGAAATAGAAACTGTTGAATACAATTTTGATGCTTTAAATATACCAAAGACACATCCATCAAGAGATTTAACTGATACATTTTATTTGAATGATTCTATTGTTTTGAGAACTCAAACATCACCAGTTCAAATAAGATATATGCTTGAACATGGTACTCCATTTAGAATGATTTGTCCAGGTAAAGTGTATAGACCAGATTATGACATATCACATACACCAATGTTTCATCAAATGGAAGGTTTAGTTGTTGGAAAAGATATATCATTTGCAGATTTAAAAGGAATTTTAACTCACTTTGTAAAAGAAGTTTTTGGAGATAGAAAAGTAAGATTTAGACCACATTTTTTTCCATTTACAGAACCTAGTGCTGAAATGGATGTTGAATGTATGATTTGCCATGGAGAAGGTTGTAGACTTTGTAAAGAAAGTGGTTGGATAGAAATAATGGGTTGTGGAATGGTAGACCCAGAAGTTCTAAAATATGTTGGTCTTAACCCTGATGAAGTAAATGGTTTTGCTTTTGGAGTTGGAATAGAACGTGTAACTATGCTTAGACATGGTATTGGGGACTTAAGAGCATTTTTTGAAAATGATATGAGGTTTTTAAAGCAATTTAAGTAG
- the gyrA gene encoding DNA gyrase subunit A encodes MSNVDNRYIEEELKESYLDYSMSVIVSRALPDVRDGLKPVHRRILFAMNEMGMTNDKPFKKSARIVGEVLGKYHPHGDLAVYRTMVRMAQDFNYRYLLVEGHGNFGSIDGDSAAAMRYTEARMEKITAELLEDIDKDTIDWRKNFDDSLDEPTVLPAKLPNLLLNGAIGIAVGMATNIPPHNLGELVDGILALIDNKDIEILELMNYIKGPDFPTGAIIDGRVGIIEAYKTGRGKIKVRGKVDIEEQKNGKSNIIVSEIPYQLNKANLIEKIANLVKEKKITEISDLRDESNREGIRILIEVKKGEEPELVLNKLYKYTDLQTTFGVIMLSLVNNVPRILNLKEMLNEYIKHRFDVITRRTAFDLDKAEKRAHILKGYQIALENIDRIIELIRASSDGTVAREQLIEKYAFTDIQARSILDMKLQRLTGLEREKIDTEFKEIEALIKELREVLEDNNKIYEIMKKELLELKEKYSDKRRTTIEEERMEILPEDLIKDEEIIITYTNKGYVKRIEASKYKAQRRGGKGVSALNTIEDDYAEKITSASTLDTIMVFTDRGKVYNIRAYEIPDLSRQSRGRLLSNIINLSEGEKVRDTIVIKEFSPEKEVVFITKKGLIKKTSLGEFKNINNSGLIAIKTREDDDLIFVGLIEDVNKEEILIATHDGYCTRFLTDTIRATGRSTQGVKAITLREGDAVVSAMLIKNPETDILTITENGYGKRTSLDEYPQYNRGGKGVINLKASEKTGKVVSVLEVTEDEELMCITSNGIVIRTSISEISRIGRATQGVRIMKVADDEKVAAITKIKKEEELED; translated from the coding sequence ATGTCAAATGTTGATAATAGATATATTGAAGAAGAATTAAAAGAATCTTACTTGGATTACTCAATGAGTGTTATAGTAAGTAGAGCATTGCCAGATGTAAGAGATGGTTTAAAACCTGTTCATAGAAGAATTTTATTTGCAATGAATGAAATGGGAATGACTAATGATAAACCATTTAAGAAATCTGCTAGAATAGTTGGGGAAGTTTTAGGTAAGTATCACCCTCATGGAGATTTAGCTGTTTATAGAACAATGGTAAGAATGGCACAAGATTTCAATTACAGATATTTACTTGTTGAGGGACATGGAAATTTTGGTTCTATTGATGGGGATTCAGCAGCAGCAATGAGATATACTGAAGCCAGAATGGAAAAGATAACTGCTGAATTATTAGAAGATATAGATAAGGATACTATTGATTGGAGAAAAAACTTTGATGATTCCTTAGATGAACCAACAGTATTACCTGCTAAATTGCCAAATTTATTATTAAATGGAGCAATAGGAATAGCAGTTGGTATGGCAACTAATATACCTCCTCATAATTTAGGAGAGTTAGTTGATGGAATATTAGCACTTATAGATAATAAAGATATTGAAATTTTAGAGCTTATGAACTATATTAAAGGACCAGATTTCCCAACAGGAGCTATAATAGATGGTAGAGTTGGAATTATAGAAGCCTATAAGACTGGTAGAGGAAAAATAAAAGTAAGAGGAAAAGTAGATATAGAAGAACAAAAAAATGGAAAATCAAATATAATAGTAAGTGAAATTCCATATCAATTAAATAAAGCTAATTTAATTGAAAAAATTGCTAATTTAGTTAAAGAAAAGAAAATAACTGAAATCTCAGATTTAAGAGATGAATCAAATAGAGAAGGAATAAGAATTCTAATTGAAGTAAAAAAAGGTGAAGAACCTGAGTTAGTTTTAAATAAACTATATAAATACACTGATTTACAAACAACTTTTGGGGTTATAATGCTTTCTTTGGTAAATAATGTACCAAGAATTCTAAACCTAAAAGAAATGTTAAATGAATATATCAAACATAGATTTGACGTTATAACAAGAAGAACTGCATTTGATTTGGATAAGGCCGAAAAGAGAGCACATATTTTAAAAGGTTATCAAATAGCTTTAGAAAATATTGATAGAATAATTGAACTTATCAGAGCATCTTCTGATGGTACAGTTGCAAGAGAACAATTAATAGAAAAATATGCTTTCACAGATATTCAAGCTAGATCAATACTTGATATGAAATTACAAAGATTGACAGGTTTGGAAAGAGAAAAAATAGACACAGAATTTAAAGAAATAGAAGCTTTAATAAAAGAATTGAGAGAAGTTCTTGAAGATAACAATAAAATATATGAAATTATGAAAAAAGAATTGTTAGAACTTAAAGAAAAATATAGTGATAAAAGAAGAACAACAATTGAAGAAGAAAGAATGGAAATTCTTCCAGAAGATTTAATAAAAGATGAAGAAATAATAATTACATATACTAATAAAGGTTATGTAAAAAGAATAGAAGCAAGTAAGTATAAAGCACAAAGAAGAGGTGGAAAAGGAGTTTCTGCACTTAATACTATAGAAGATGATTATGCAGAAAAAATTACTTCTGCATCAACTCTTGATACAATAATGGTTTTCACAGATAGAGGAAAGGTGTATAATATAAGAGCCTATGAAATTCCAGATTTATCTAGACAATCAAGAGGAAGATTACTAAGCAATATAATAAACCTTTCAGAAGGTGAAAAAGTTAGAGATACTATAGTTATAAAAGAATTTTCACCTGAAAAAGAAGTTGTATTTATAACTAAAAAAGGTTTAATAAAGAAAACTTCACTTGGAGAATTTAAAAATATTAATAATTCAGGTTTAATTGCAATAAAGACAAGAGAAGATGATGATCTTATATTTGTTGGGCTTATAGAAGATGTTAATAAAGAAGAAATTTTAATAGCTACTCATGATGGATATTGTACAAGATTTTTAACTGATACAATAAGAGCTACTGGAAGAAGCACACAAGGGGTAAAAGCTATAACTCTTAGAGAAGGAGATGCTGTTGTTTCAGCTATGCTTATAAAAAATCCTGAAACAGATATATTAACTATAACTGAAAATGGATATGGAAAGAGAACAAGCCTTGATGAATATCCTCAATATAACAGAGGTGGAAAAGGAGTTATAAATCTAAAAGCTAGTGAAAAAACTGGTAAGGTTGTTTCAGTATTAGAAGTTACTGAAGATGAAGAGTTGATGTGTATTACTTCTAATGGAATAGTTATTAGAACTTCTATAAGTGAAATTTCTCGTATTGGTAGAGCAACACAAGGTGTCAGAATAATGAAAGTTGCGGATGATGAAAAGGTTGCAGCTATTACAAAAATTAAAAAAGAAGAAGAGTTAGAAGATTAG
- a CDS encoding metallophosphoesterase has translation MKKILVLSDSHSYFDKVLKIFEKEKPDIVIGAGDGIKDIEELSYVYPKAKYYMVKGNCDYFDRSHNEENLFEIDGIKVFLTHGHLYNVKRSLNSIKEIGKKLNASLVVFGHTHKPYIEKDGNMILFNPGATENGRYGIIILENGNVELFHKQL, from the coding sequence ATGAAGAAAATTCTAGTCTTATCAGATTCACATTCATACTTTGATAAGGTTCTAAAAATTTTTGAAAAAGAAAAACCAGATATTGTTATAGGAGCTGGTGATGGAATTAAAGACATAGAAGAATTGTCTTATGTCTATCCAAAAGCAAAATACTATATGGTAAAAGGAAATTGTGATTATTTTGATAGAAGTCACAATGAAGAAAATCTTTTTGAAATAGATGGAATAAAAGTTTTTTTAACTCATGGACATCTTTATAATGTAAAAAGAAGTCTAAATTCTATAAAAGAAATTGGAAAGAAATTAAACGCCTCTCTTGTTGTATTTGGACATACTCATAAGCCATATATAGAAAAGGATGGAAATATGATTTTATTTAATCCAGGTGCAACAGAGAATGGCAGATATGGTATTATTATTTTAGAAAATGGTAATGTAGAATTATTTCATAAGCAATTATAG
- the yaaA gene encoding S4 domain-containing protein YaaA, protein MKNIEKVKISTEFIKLDQFLKWLAIVDSGSYAKQVILDGEVKVNGEVETRRGRKIYPEYKVEVFDKIYVVE, encoded by the coding sequence ATGAAAAATATAGAAAAAGTAAAAATATCAACAGAATTTATTAAACTTGATCAGTTTTTAAAGTGGCTTGCTATTGTAGATAGTGGTTCTTATGCAAAACAAGTTATTTTAGATGGTGAAGTTAAAGTCAATGGTGAGGTAGAAACAAGAAGAGGAAGAAAAATTTATCCTGAATATAAGGTTGAAGTTTTTGATAAAATTTATGTTGTGGAATAA
- the pheT gene encoding phenylalanine--tRNA ligase subunit beta, translated as MLISLNWLKQYVDIKESIDEIANALTMIGQEVEAIDIQGKDLGNVVIGQIVEFEKHPNSDRLTLLKVNVGEGEPLQIICGAKNHKLNDKVVVAKIGAVLPGNFKIKKSKIRDVESYGMLCSEAELGFAKESEGIIILPEDAPIGTEYREYMGLNDVIFELEITPNRPDCLSHIGIAREVAAYYNRKVKYPMVQMTETIESINTMVKVDIDDKDRCKRYMGRVIKNVKVQESPAWLKSRIRAMGLNPINNIVDITNFVMFEYNQPMHAFDLDKLEGNITIRAAKKDEKITTLDGIDRVLKNGELVIADDEKAIAIAGVIGGQNTQIDNETKNVFVEVAYFTPENIRKTSRDLGIFTDSAYRNERGMDVENLNNVMARAVSLIAEVTGGDILSEVIDKYVEKPQKAEISLNLEKLNKFIGKKLTYDEVGKILTHLDIELKPLGDGTMLLIPPSYRADLTRPADIYEEVIRMYGFDNIEAKMPVMSIEAGEENINFKMSRIVREILKELGLNEVINYSFIPKFTKEVFNFGDEIIEIKNPLSEDMAIMRPTLLYSLITNVRDNINRNQTDLKLFEISKTFRNLGAEKNGLAIEDLKIGIILSGREDKNLWNQSKADYNFYDLKGYLEFLLERLNVTKYSLTRLKDNNFHPGASAEIKIGDDSIGVFGELHPNLVNYFAIKREKLFFAELNLTKLLKYIKIKVNYESISKYPEVLRDLAITLDRDILVGDMIKEIKKKVALIEKIDIFDVYSGDKIDKDKKSVAMSIVLRDKNRTLTDEDIDTAMNTILELIKEKYNGEIRK; from the coding sequence ATGTTAATTTCATTAAATTGGCTAAAACAATATGTGGATATAAAAGAAAGTATTGATGAAATAGCTAATGCACTTACTATGATAGGACAAGAAGTTGAAGCTATTGATATTCAAGGTAAAGATTTAGGGAATGTTGTAATAGGGCAAATAGTTGAGTTTGAAAAACACCCAAACTCAGATAGATTGACTTTGTTAAAAGTTAATGTAGGAGAAGGAGAACCACTACAAATAATATGTGGTGCTAAAAATCACAAATTAAATGATAAGGTAGTAGTTGCAAAAATTGGAGCAGTATTACCAGGAAATTTCAAGATAAAAAAGAGTAAAATAAGAGATGTTGAATCTTATGGAATGCTATGTTCTGAGGCTGAATTAGGTTTTGCAAAAGAAAGTGAAGGAATAATAATTCTTCCAGAAGATGCTCCAATAGGAACAGAATATAGAGAATATATGGGTTTAAATGATGTAATATTTGAATTAGAAATTACACCTAATAGACCAGATTGCTTATCTCATATAGGTATAGCAAGAGAAGTTGCAGCTTACTATAATAGAAAAGTTAAGTATCCTATGGTGCAAATGACTGAAACTATCGAATCAATAAATACTATGGTAAAAGTAGATATTGATGATAAAGATAGATGTAAAAGATACATGGGAAGAGTTATTAAGAATGTAAAGGTTCAAGAATCACCTGCTTGGTTAAAATCAAGAATTAGAGCTATGGGACTTAACCCTATAAATAATATAGTTGATATAACAAACTTTGTTATGTTTGAATATAATCAACCTATGCATGCTTTTGATTTAGATAAATTAGAAGGAAATATAACAATAAGAGCTGCTAAGAAAGATGAAAAAATTACAACTCTTGATGGAATAGATAGAGTATTAAAAAATGGAGAACTAGTTATAGCTGATGATGAAAAAGCAATAGCAATAGCAGGTGTAATTGGTGGACAAAATACTCAAATAGACAATGAAACAAAAAATGTTTTTGTTGAGGTTGCATATTTTACACCAGAAAATATTAGAAAAACTTCAAGAGATTTAGGAATTTTTACAGACTCTGCTTATAGAAACGAAAGAGGAATGGATGTTGAAAACCTTAACAATGTAATGGCAAGAGCAGTATCTTTAATAGCAGAAGTTACAGGTGGAGATATCTTATCAGAAGTTATTGATAAATATGTTGAAAAACCTCAAAAAGCGGAAATATCATTAAATTTAGAAAAATTAAATAAATTTATTGGAAAAAAACTAACTTATGATGAAGTTGGAAAAATTCTAACTCACTTAGATATTGAATTAAAACCATTAGGAGACGGAACTATGCTTTTAATCCCTCCTAGCTATAGAGCAGATTTAACAAGACCAGCAGATATCTATGAAGAAGTTATTAGAATGTATGGTTTTGATAATATAGAAGCTAAGATGCCTGTTATGAGCATAGAAGCTGGGGAAGAAAACATAAACTTTAAAATGTCAAGAATAGTTAGAGAAATTTTAAAGGAATTAGGTTTAAATGAAGTTATAAACTATAGTTTCATACCAAAATTTACAAAGGAAGTATTTAATTTTGGAGATGAAATTATAGAAATAAAGAATCCATTAAGTGAAGATATGGCTATAATGAGACCTACTTTACTATATAGTTTAATAACTAATGTAAGAGATAATATAAATAGAAATCAAACTGATTTAAAACTATTTGAAATAAGTAAAACTTTTAGAAATCTTGGAGCAGAAAAAAATGGGCTTGCTATTGAAGATTTGAAAATAGGTATAATCTTATCTGGTAGAGAAGATAAAAACTTATGGAACCAATCAAAAGCAGACTATAATTTTTATGATTTAAAAGGTTATTTAGAATTTTTACTTGAAAGATTAAATGTAACAAAATATTCTTTAACTAGATTAAAGGATAATAATTTCCATCCAGGAGCAAGTGCTGAAATAAAAATAGGTGATGATTCTATAGGAGTATTTGGAGAACTTCATCCTAATTTAGTAAATTATTTTGCTATAAAAAGAGAAAAATTATTCTTTGCTGAACTTAATTTAACAAAATTATTAAAATATATTAAAATAAAAGTAAATTATGAAAGTATAAGTAAATATCCTGAAGTATTAAGAGATTTAGCTATAACATTGGACAGAGATATCTTAGTTGGAGATATGATAAAGGAAATTAAAAAGAAAGTAGCTCTTATTGAGAAAATAGATATCTTTGATGTATATTCAGGAGATAAAATTGATAAGGATAAAAAATCTGTTGCAATGAGTATAGTACTAAGAGATAAGAATAGAACTCTTACAGATGAAGATATAGATACAGCTATGAATACTATTCTTGAACTTATTAAAGAAAAATATAATGGAGAAATAAGAAAGTAA
- a CDS encoding DUF721 domain-containing protein — protein sequence MKVISISEIATFKISNEDRIKLMILKEKWKELFLDLSQNSSIIDFKDNTIYIKGYNSTVKHYIFTNKTKLIEKILENLEIKFEIVDIKIK from the coding sequence ATGAAAGTAATATCAATAAGTGAAATAGCAACATTTAAAATTTCAAATGAAGATAGAATAAAACTTATGATTTTAAAAGAAAAATGGAAAGAATTATTTTTAGATTTATCTCAAAATAGTTCTATTATTGATTTTAAAGATAATACCATTTATATAAAAGGCTATAATTCTACTGTAAAACATTATATTTTTACAAATAAAACAAAATTAATAGAAAAAATATTAGAAAATTTAGAGATAAAATTTGAAATAGTGGATATAAAGATAAAGTAA